A single Apium graveolens cultivar Ventura unplaced genomic scaffold, ASM990537v1 ctg4280, whole genome shotgun sequence DNA region contains:
- the LOC141701676 gene encoding deoxyribodipyrimidine photo-lyase, translating into MAITLPTSTTVQSGRIRVLKKASQPSDQLVGPVVYWMFRDQRVKDNWALIHAVDQANKANVPIAIAFNLFDHFLGAKARQLGFMLRGLEKLCSEIEESLRIPFFLFRGEAVETIPIFLKECGASVLVTDFSPLRQVRSWKEEICRRVGDSVSIHEVDTHNIVPLWAASDKLEYGARTIRGKITKLLPQYLIDFPALGPPNRNWSGSTPSINWEDLISDVVSKGVEVPEIGWCEPGEHAALEALKGTTNGFLTTRLKNYSSDRNNPSKSKGLSGLSPYLHFGQIAAQRCALEANKVRKICPQAVDSYLEELIVRRELADNFCYYQPKYDSIEGAWEWARKTLMDHKSDKREHIYTREQLEKAQTADPLWNASQLEMVHYGKMHGFMRMYWAKKILEWTAGPIEALAISIYLNDKYELDGRDPSGYVGCMWSICGIHDQGWKERPVFGKIRYMNYAGCKRKFDVDGYIAYVKRLVGDIKKRKGEDLLNEKAKELRGQ; encoded by the exons ATGGCGATTACGCTACCTACATCAACAACCGTGCAATCGGGTCGAATACGGGTGCTCAAGAAAGCATCACAGCCGTCCGATCAGCTAGTTGGGCCTGTTGTTTACTGGATGTTTAGAGATCAACGGGTAAAAGACAATTGGGCATTGATACATGCTGTTGATCAAGCTAACAAAGCGAATGTTCCGATAGCGATAGCTTTTAATTTGTTTGATCACTTCTTGGGTGCCAAAGCAAGGCAATTGGGGTTTATGTTGAGGGGTTTGGAGAAGCTGTGTAGCGAAATTGAAGAGTCTCTTCGTATTCCCTTTTTCTTGTTTCGG GGAGAAGCTGTGGAGACGATACCTATTTTTTTAAAAGAATGTGGTGCTTCAGTTTTGGTTACTGATTTTTCGCCATTAAGGCAAGTGAGGAGTTGGAAAGAGGAGATTTGCAGGAGGGTCGGTGATTCAGTGTCGATCCATGAAGTTGATACTCACAATATAGTGCCGCTATGGGCGGCGTCGGATAAGTTGGAATATGGTGCTAGGACTATAAGGGGAAAGATAACTAAATTGCTTCCTCAGTATCTAATTGATTTTCCAGCTCTAGGGCCTCCGAATAGAAATTGGTCCGGGTCAACCCCGTCAATAAATTGGGAAGACCTTATTTCAGATGTTGTGAG TAAAGGGGTTGAAGTTCCTGAAATCGGTTGGTGTGAACCAGGGGAACATGCTGCTTTGGAGGCATTAAAGGGGACCACAAACGGGTTCTTGACAACCAGATTGAAGAACTATTCTTCAGATCGCAATAACCCTTCAAAATCCAAAGGACTCTCTGGTCTGTCTCCATATCTGCATTTTGGACAGATAGCAGCGCAAAGGTGTGCCTTGGAGGCAAATAAAGTACGAAAGATTTGTCCCCAG GCAGTTGATTCTTACTTGGAGGAGTTGATTGTGCGGAGAGAACTTGCTGATAATTTTTGCTACTACCAGCCTAAATATGATTCTATTGAAGGAGCATGGGAGTGGGCTCGGAAGACCCTGATGGATCATAAATCTGATAAACGTGAACACATATACAC GAGAGAGCAATTGGAGAAGGCGCAGACAGCAGATCCG CTTTGGAATGCTTCTCAGTTAGAGATGGTTCATTATGGAAAGATGCATGGTTTCATGCG GATGTATTGGGCAAAAAAGATTCTTGAGTGGACAGCTGGGCCTATAGAAGCTTTAGCTATATCAATATATTTGAATGATAAG TATGAACTAGACGGGAGAGATCCGAGCGGATACGTTGGATGTATGTGGTCAATCTGTGGAATACATGATCAG GGTTGGAAAGAGCGGCCTGTATTTGGAAAGATTCGGTACATgaactatgcaggttgcaaaagGAAATTTGATGTTGATGGGTACATTGCCTACGTTAAGCGGCTGGTTGGTGATATCAAGAAAAGGAAAGGAGAAGATTTGCTAAATGAAAAGGCAAAGGAACTCCGGGGGCAATAA
- the LOC141701673 gene encoding uncharacterized protein LOC141701673 isoform X1, which translates to MASTTTTSNVATTASQELELTESNSVQVSKEEMAAKAVHKRYEGLVMVRNKAIKGKGAWYWAHLEPVLVHSDSGQPKAAKLRCLLCDSFFSASNPSRTASEHLKRGTCPNFNLLPKPISSVSPSDPGQISGQDPGRVQIQDPGQTPVVLPSPSPPPQHKHRKRNSCFSGGRSGGHGGGGASASGSNAGSYQASPVEIVDPTRLSVELAYSPVPLAVTGGSGAVVYSQQPHQHSALSGGKEDLNALAMFEDSVKKLKSPKASPGASKIEIESAFNYLADWVYECCGSVSFSCLEHPKFKAFLNTVGLPPISQQELGGERLDAKYEAAKAESEAKIRDAMFFQIASNGWKSKSYGNVEKENLVNLALNLPNGTSVFRRSVFTSGYVTSKFAEEVLWKTILEICANNVQLCVGIVADKFKAKALRNLENQHHWMVNLSCQFQGFNSLIKDLSKELPIFKNVTENSSRLAIFINSKSQVRNIFYKYQLQVYGHAGLLRVPPYHGYERLDFGPVYTMMEDILSSARALELMLDDESYKIISMEEPFARDVEKMMRNPQFWNEMNAVHSLVKLIKAMAQGMETERLRVGQCLPLWEELRIKVKDWCSNFKIGEGLVERVIERRFRKNYHPAWAAAYILDPLYLVRESSGKYLPPFKCLTPEQEKDVDKLIIRLVSREEAHIALMELMKWRTEGLDPLYAQAVQLKQRDPMTGKMKIINPHSSRLVWETYLSEFKSLGKVAVRLIFLHATSFGFKCNVSLSKWASSNAHSREGMERAQKLLYIAAHSKLEKRDFSQEEDKDVELFTMANGEDEMPNDVYIDTSTV; encoded by the coding sequence ATGGCTAGTACTACTACTACTAGTAACGTTGCTACAACAGCGAGTCAAGAACTAGAACTCACTGAGTCAAACTCTGTGCAAGTTTCTAAAGAGGAAATGGCAGCAAAAGCAGTTCATAAAAGGTATGAAGGGTTAGTAATGGTGAGAAATAAAGCTATTAAAGGGAAAGGAGCTTGGTATTGGGCCCACTTAGAACCCGTTTTGGTTCATTCGGATTCGGGTCAACCCAAAGCAGCTAAGCTCCGATGTTTACTTTGTGATTCTTTTTTTTCTGCTTCAAACCCATCAAGAACTGCTTCTGAGCATCTTAAAAGAGGCACTTGCCCCAATTTTAATCTGCTTCCGAAGCCCATTTCCTCTGTTTCTCCATCCGACCCGGGTCAGATTTCGGGTCAGGATCCGGGTCGGGTTCAAATTCAGGATCCGGGTCAAACCCCAGTTGTGTTACCTTCACCTTCACCACCGCCGCAGCATAAGCACCGGAAACGCAATTCTTGTTTTTCCGGTGGGCGGTCGGGGGGTCACGGTGGTGGTGGTGCTAGTGCTAGTGGGAGTAATGCTGGTTCATATCAAGCTTCACCTGTTGAAATTGTTGATCCTACAAGGCTGTCAGTTGAGCTTGCGTATTCTCCGGTGCCATTGGCGGTAACAGGTGGGAGTGGTGCTGTGGTGTACAGTCAGCAGCCACATCAGCATTCGGCATTGTCGGGTGGGAAGGAGGATTTGAATGCATTGGCTATGTTTGAGGATAGTGTGAAAAAGCTCAAGAGTCCAAAAGCATCACCTGGTGCAAGTAAGATTGAAATTGAGTCAGCATTTAATTATTTAGCTGATTGGGTTTATGAATGTTGTGGGTCAGTTTCATTTTCATGTTTAGAGCATCCTAAATTCAAGGCATTTCTTAATACAGTCGGGTTACCTCCAATTTCCCAACAAGAATTGGGCGGGGAGAGATTAGATGCCAAGTATGAGGCAGCTAAGGCTGAATCGGAGGCAAAAATTCGCGATGCTATGTTCTTTCAGATTGCATCCAATGGATGGAAATCAAAGAGTTATGGAAATGTTGAGAAGGAAAAtttggttaatttggctttgaATCTTCCGAATGGGACTAGTGTGTTTCGTAGATCAGTTTTTACTAGTGGGTATGTAACCTCTAAGTTTGCTGAGGAGGTTTTATGGAAAACCATTTTAGAAATTTGTGCTAATAATGTGCAGCTGTGTGTAGGTATAGTTGCTGACAAGTTTAAGGCTAAGGCCTTGAGGAATTTAGAGAATCAACATCATTGGATGGTTAACCTTTCTTGTCAGTTTCAAGGGTTTAATAGTTTAATTAAGGACTTGAGCAAGGAACTTCCTATATTTAAAAATGTGACCGAGAATTCTTCAAGATTAGCTATTTTTATTAATAGCAAGTCTCAAGTTCGAAATATTTTTTACAAATATCAGTTGCAGGTATATGGACACGCAGGTCTACTGAGAGTACCCCCCTATCATGGATATGAAAGATTGGATTTTGGACCGGTATACACCATGATGGAAGACATACTAAGCTCTGCCAGGGCACTTGAGCTAATGTTGGATGATGAATCGTACAAAATAATTTCTATGGAAGAGCCATTTGCTCGAGATGTTGAGAAGATGATGAGGAATCCTCAATTTTGGAATGAAATGAATGCAGTGCATTCCTTAGTAAAATTGATCAAAGCAATGGCTCAGGGAATGGAAACGGAGAGACTGCGAGTAGGACAGTGCCTTCCTCTTTGGGAAGAACTTAGGATTAAAGTGAAGGACTGGTGTTCAAATTTTAAGATAGGTGAAGGATTGGTGGAAAGAGTGATTGAAAGGAGATTTAGAAAGAATTATCACCCAGCTTGGGCTGCTGCTTATATACTTGATCCATTGTATTTGGTTAGGGAATCGAGTGGGAAGTACTTGCCACCATTCAAATGCTTGACACCAGAACAAGAAAAAGATGTGGATAAGCTCATAATCCGACTTGTTTCTCGAGAGGAGGCTCACATTGCGCTAATGGAGCTTATGAAATGGAGAACAGAAGGACTTGACCCACTTTATGCTCAGGCTGTACAGTTGAAGCAGAGAGACCCGATGACTGGAAAGATGAAAATTATCAATCCCCATAGCAGCAGACTTGTGTGGGAAACTTACCTCTCTGAGTTCAAGTCACTGGGAAAGGTCGCAGTAAGGCTTATCTTTCTCCATGCAACTTCATTTGGGTTCAAATGCAATGTATCACTATCAAAATGGGCAAGTAGCAATGCACATTCTAGGGAAGGGATGGAGAGGGCTCAAAAACTTTTATATATTGCTGCTCATTCAAAGCTTGAGAAGCGAGACTTTTCACAGGAGGAAGATAAGGATGTAGAGCTTTTCACCATGGCCAATGGTGAGGACGAGATGCCAAATGATGTTTACATTGATACATCCACTGTTTAG
- the LOC141701673 gene encoding uncharacterized protein LOC141701673 isoform X2 — translation MASTTTTSNVATTASQELELTESNSVQVSKEEMAAKAVHKRYEGLVMVRNKAIKGKGAWYWAHLEPVLVHSDSGQPKAAKLRCLLCDSFFSASNPSRTASEHLKRGTCPNFNLLPKPISSVSPSDPGQISGQDPGRVQIQDPGQTPVVLPSPSPPPQHKHRKRNSCFSGGRSGGHGGGGASASGSNAGSYQASPVEIVDPTRLSVELAYSPVPLAVTGGSGAVVYSQQPHQHSALSGGKEDLNALAMFEDSVKKLKSPKASPGAIGLPPISQQELGGERLDAKYEAAKAESEAKIRDAMFFQIASNGWKSKSYGNVEKENLVNLALNLPNGTSVFRRSVFTSGYVTSKFAEEVLWKTILEICANNVQLCVGIVADKFKAKALRNLENQHHWMVNLSCQFQGFNSLIKDLSKELPIFKNVTENSSRLAIFINSKSQVRNIFYKYQLQVYGHAGLLRVPPYHGYERLDFGPVYTMMEDILSSARALELMLDDESYKIISMEEPFARDVEKMMRNPQFWNEMNAVHSLVKLIKAMAQGMETERLRVGQCLPLWEELRIKVKDWCSNFKIGEGLVERVIERRFRKNYHPAWAAAYILDPLYLVRESSGKYLPPFKCLTPEQEKDVDKLIIRLVSREEAHIALMELMKWRTEGLDPLYAQAVQLKQRDPMTGKMKIINPHSSRLVWETYLSEFKSLGKVAVRLIFLHATSFGFKCNVSLSKWASSNAHSREGMERAQKLLYIAAHSKLEKRDFSQEEDKDVELFTMANGEDEMPNDVYIDTSTV, via the exons ATGGCTAGTACTACTACTACTAGTAACGTTGCTACAACAGCGAGTCAAGAACTAGAACTCACTGAGTCAAACTCTGTGCAAGTTTCTAAAGAGGAAATGGCAGCAAAAGCAGTTCATAAAAGGTATGAAGGGTTAGTAATGGTGAGAAATAAAGCTATTAAAGGGAAAGGAGCTTGGTATTGGGCCCACTTAGAACCCGTTTTGGTTCATTCGGATTCGGGTCAACCCAAAGCAGCTAAGCTCCGATGTTTACTTTGTGATTCTTTTTTTTCTGCTTCAAACCCATCAAGAACTGCTTCTGAGCATCTTAAAAGAGGCACTTGCCCCAATTTTAATCTGCTTCCGAAGCCCATTTCCTCTGTTTCTCCATCCGACCCGGGTCAGATTTCGGGTCAGGATCCGGGTCGGGTTCAAATTCAGGATCCGGGTCAAACCCCAGTTGTGTTACCTTCACCTTCACCACCGCCGCAGCATAAGCACCGGAAACGCAATTCTTGTTTTTCCGGTGGGCGGTCGGGGGGTCACGGTGGTGGTGGTGCTAGTGCTAGTGGGAGTAATGCTGGTTCATATCAAGCTTCACCTGTTGAAATTGTTGATCCTACAAGGCTGTCAGTTGAGCTTGCGTATTCTCCGGTGCCATTGGCGGTAACAGGTGGGAGTGGTGCTGTGGTGTACAGTCAGCAGCCACATCAGCATTCGGCATTGTCGGGTGGGAAGGAGGATTTGAATGCATTGGCTATGTTTGAGGATAGTGTGAAAAAGCTCAAGAGTCCAAAAGCATCACCTGGTGCAA TCGGGTTACCTCCAATTTCCCAACAAGAATTGGGCGGGGAGAGATTAGATGCCAAGTATGAGGCAGCTAAGGCTGAATCGGAGGCAAAAATTCGCGATGCTATGTTCTTTCAGATTGCATCCAATGGATGGAAATCAAAGAGTTATGGAAATGTTGAGAAGGAAAAtttggttaatttggctttgaATCTTCCGAATGGGACTAGTGTGTTTCGTAGATCAGTTTTTACTAGTGGGTATGTAACCTCTAAGTTTGCTGAGGAGGTTTTATGGAAAACCATTTTAGAAATTTGTGCTAATAATGTGCAGCTGTGTGTAGGTATAGTTGCTGACAAGTTTAAGGCTAAGGCCTTGAGGAATTTAGAGAATCAACATCATTGGATGGTTAACCTTTCTTGTCAGTTTCAAGGGTTTAATAGTTTAATTAAGGACTTGAGCAAGGAACTTCCTATATTTAAAAATGTGACCGAGAATTCTTCAAGATTAGCTATTTTTATTAATAGCAAGTCTCAAGTTCGAAATATTTTTTACAAATATCAGTTGCAGGTATATGGACACGCAGGTCTACTGAGAGTACCCCCCTATCATGGATATGAAAGATTGGATTTTGGACCGGTATACACCATGATGGAAGACATACTAAGCTCTGCCAGGGCACTTGAGCTAATGTTGGATGATGAATCGTACAAAATAATTTCTATGGAAGAGCCATTTGCTCGAGATGTTGAGAAGATGATGAGGAATCCTCAATTTTGGAATGAAATGAATGCAGTGCATTCCTTAGTAAAATTGATCAAAGCAATGGCTCAGGGAATGGAAACGGAGAGACTGCGAGTAGGACAGTGCCTTCCTCTTTGGGAAGAACTTAGGATTAAAGTGAAGGACTGGTGTTCAAATTTTAAGATAGGTGAAGGATTGGTGGAAAGAGTGATTGAAAGGAGATTTAGAAAGAATTATCACCCAGCTTGGGCTGCTGCTTATATACTTGATCCATTGTATTTGGTTAGGGAATCGAGTGGGAAGTACTTGCCACCATTCAAATGCTTGACACCAGAACAAGAAAAAGATGTGGATAAGCTCATAATCCGACTTGTTTCTCGAGAGGAGGCTCACATTGCGCTAATGGAGCTTATGAAATGGAGAACAGAAGGACTTGACCCACTTTATGCTCAGGCTGTACAGTTGAAGCAGAGAGACCCGATGACTGGAAAGATGAAAATTATCAATCCCCATAGCAGCAGACTTGTGTGGGAAACTTACCTCTCTGAGTTCAAGTCACTGGGAAAGGTCGCAGTAAGGCTTATCTTTCTCCATGCAACTTCATTTGGGTTCAAATGCAATGTATCACTATCAAAATGGGCAAGTAGCAATGCACATTCTAGGGAAGGGATGGAGAGGGCTCAAAAACTTTTATATATTGCTGCTCATTCAAAGCTTGAGAAGCGAGACTTTTCACAGGAGGAAGATAAGGATGTAGAGCTTTTCACCATGGCCAATGGTGAGGACGAGATGCCAAATGATGTTTACATTGATACATCCACTGTTTAG